DNA sequence from the SAR324 cluster bacterium genome:
GGTGGCCTCAGCAGCTGGAAATGATGGGAGGAGGAGGGCTAGCGTAACGAGCGGAGTGGATCAACTGACAGCCTTGGGAACTCTGTGCGCTCAAACTCACGGCGGTCGGCTTTGCGGCGTTCATTGGCTACAGGAATGCTTTGAACTCGGCGATCAGTAGGCTGGCGGCGGTCGGCAATACCACGTCGATCACCCCTACGGCGATCTTCCTTGATGCCTACCTCAGAGAGGTCCACGTGAACCTTGCGGCGCTCCACACGGGTTCGGCGTTCCGGTAAATCAGCTTCAATGATCCCACCAAGGGTTAGGTGAATCGAATCACCTGTCTTTGTCTTTTTCATAGATTTCTCAGCTCACTCCTCGACTCTGAAAGGGGTGTTTTCATGAAACAATTGGTCACATCAGGGAAACCCGTCAATGATCCTCAGTCTTTCAAGTCGGTATTTTGATTCTGCTCTCAAGTTCTAAGATCAACCCCTAAGATCAGAGGTTTTACACTTTAATAGCGAGATATACTCCAAAGGCAATCTATTGCCAATTCTTTCTTACCAAAGCAACTTTTTTGTAATGGTTCTAAACTAACAAGTAGAGAATACGACAAGCCCAGCAGAGGAATGCTCAACCCTGAACAAACGCAGTACGAAGACAAGCCATTCACCCCTCGACAGCTCGTATTCTCTGCCTAAGCAGCAACCCATCTTCTTACCCTCTCAATGATTGCATGACGAGCTTTCAGAAAACCGATAATCTTGGGACAGTTCAATCAGATAATTTGCTGATTTCAGGCAACATCCACCACTAGTTCCCTGGCAATTATCCTGATCTCAGAGTTGGAACCGTGTTCCGTAATTTTCCATCCTCTCCAAACTCCTTTTCTTCAGAAGGAGTAGACTCACGCAGGCCTCTATGACCACCGTTGCTATTCCTTCACAAAAGTATCGCTGGGTCATGCTCTTTGGAGTTTGGTTGATTTATTTCTGTTTTGGGTTGACAGTTTCGGCGCTTGCTCCACTGGTTCGCCCTATCACAGAAGACCTCTCGATGAGTTATGCCGCAATGGGGAGTGTGCTCGGTGCCTGGCAGTTCATTTATATTGGGACTGCTCTACCTTGTGGCGCGCTGATTGACCACTTTGGTCTGCGGCGTTCACTACTGATGGCCTCACTACTGATGGGAGCCTCTGCGCTGTTACGTTCACAGGCTGAAGACTATACGATGCTGCTGGTCGCAGTAGCCCTGTTTGGGCTGGGGGGCCCGCTGATCTCAATTGGTGCTCCAAAGCTGATCAGCCTCTGGTTTGAGGGTCCACAGAAAGGACTGGCGATGGGTCTGTATGTAACAGGGCCAGCATTGGGTTCCATTGCTGCTCTCTCGCTGACGAACTCCGTTGCCATGCCCTTCTTTGAGAACCAGTGGCGCAGCGTACTGTTCAGTTACGGAGTGATCGTGCTGCTGTCTGGGGTTGTCTGGTGGGTGATTAATCTGGAACCGGGAAGTCGGCAACTGGAGCAAGAAAGCTTACAGGAGGCCCGACCCGCCCAGTGGGGTCTATTTCTGCAGTTAAGTCAAATTCGCGCTGTGCAGTATGTTTTACTGATCAGCATTGGCATTTTTCTTTACAACCACGGTCTGAGTAACTGGTTGCACGAGATCCTGATGACCCGCGGTCTGAGTTCAGAGAAAGCCGGAATCTGGGCTTCACTGCCCACGATGATTGGCGTACTGGGGGCGCTGCTGATTCCCCACAAGGCGACACCTCCCTATCGAGTTCGCATTCTGACCGCTCTGTTTCTACTGGCGGGTTCAGCCTCACTTTGCTTTCAGTCTTCGACAGAGTGGATTCTGCTGCTGGGCCTGGTTCTCAAGGGCATCACGCAGGGTTCAATGATGACAATCCTGTTGCTGGTACTGATGGAAATCCCAGAGGTGGGTGCGAAAAACTCCGGCTCAGCAGGAGGAATGTTCTTTGCCGCAGCAGAAATTGGTGGGGTCCTGGGCCCACTGGGGCTCGGAGTATTGTCGGAGTGGACCGGAAATTTCCAGAGACCGCTGGGAGGATTGACCTTCGTCTGTTTCGTGCTGATCCTCCTGCTTAGCCTGCTTCGGCGTTCCGATGAACGCTCTGCTTGACTCTATGAGGAATCAACGCATCTCCACGATTTGCAGTCCAATCTTTGCCAGTTGCTGAATGGGATCGTCGCTGTAGGTCATTGCTTGTTCGAGAGCAAATACTGCAATGTAAGCATCATCTTTCTCTGGCACATCCAGCAGGGGTGAAGCACGACCTGAATTGATCTGTTCCCGGAGTTGATAAAGCGCCCGGAAGTAATTCAACTGTAGAAACTCTTCGATGAAACGTCGAGTGACTTCTTGATTCTCTAGATATACCACGAGGGTCGCGGCACCACTGTCAAAACTTTGCCGAGTACGTCCCTCTATCAGAGCAACGAGCTCCTGGCGTGAAAAATTTGGAACTGAGTTGGAAGCTATCCAGACTTCTTGTGGCTCAGCGGAACCCAGCAAGAGAAGCCAGGCTCCCAGTAGGGCCATCAGCTTTTGCATGGACCCTCAGAATTCATAGGTCACCGAAATCGCCTGGGCTTGCCAGTTCTCACCCATCTCTTCACGCCACTCTGAGGATTTGGAAGTTTCTTTGTTTTGCGAGTAACGCAGGCCGAAGTAGCCCGTCTTGTCATGGAATTCATACTTCAGAGTCCAATCGTAGTGGGGCTTGTACTTGAAACCCCCAAAGCGATGAGTACCCCCAAATCTTTGCTCATTGTTTTCCTCAACAGACCAATCCCCATAGCCAACATGAGTAGTGAGTTGTTCCATATGCAAAGCCAGCACAGCAGAACGGTGTGTGTCCAGTCGCTTGCGAAGGCCTGAATCAGCTGTCGCAGTGACACACTGCATGAAGGAATAGTAGTCTTGCTGTGTACCTTCTGACTTGTAGTACAACCGTGACTGCTCCAAGGACAGCTGCCATCCTTCCAACCACAACTCCAAGCCATCGTAGTCAATCACATAGGGCCGAATGAATTTCCCGGTTGGTGGGACCCCACATGGATGAGACTGCAGAAAATCATCAACACCAATCTGCTGCTTAAGCTCGAGCGATTCCCAGTTTTTTTGAAATAATGATTGGGCTGCAGACTTTTGATAATAGGAGTAAGGGATTTGAATGAAATGAGTGGGTTCGTGGTGATCCTTGCGAATCCGGATCATCTCCCAGAGTTCCAACTCCATCGAGGCGAATTGGTTTTCCTGGTGATCCAGTTTCATATCCAATTCGGTCAGTGTGGTCAGATAATCTTCCTGAGGTTCTGGATCATTGCGAACAATACGGCCTGCTTCAAACTGTGCTTGAAAGCTTGAACTTCTGGGTGTGTAAAAGTAAGTCATCCAACCATCACCTCGATCGAAGATGGCTGCATTCTGTCCCCAATAGATCTGCATCGGCTGGGCGTGATGAATGCCAAGTCGATCCGCAGGATTCAGGCGCTGCATGTTGTAAAAGCCATAGGGTAGCTGTAGGCGACCAAAGCGAGTACCGACGATACTCTCACCAAGGTAGGTGTTTGCATCCAGCAGCAAAAACTCAAATTCGCTTTCCGGGCCGTCATTGAGGTAAGGCTGGTAGGCATAAAGGGTTCGGAAGGCAAGCCACGGCTGCATGGCCCAATCCAGGCGTAGCGCAGCTTCCCAACCGTCATCCTCCTGCTGCGGCAGACGCAAAGGCTCTGGATCAGTCTGCATCCAAGCCTTGGAAACCCAGCCACTCCATTGTAGTTTAGCGAATGGCGATGCCGCTTCATCGGCCCAGAGCACACAAGGCCAAAGCAGCAAACACCAGAAGGTTTTTCTCATGATTTTCTAAGAGTTGTTGTCGAACACGGCAAACTATACTAAAGTGTCTAAGTGTCAACTTATTGTGATTATTATTAATTTGTAATCCTGACTGATGAATTCGATGCCCAGCTTGCTTGAAAAACTCCGACGCCAACCGCTGAATCGACAGCTCAGCTTATCGATCTGGATACTCTTCATTGGCACTGGAATGCTGTTTGGATGCGGTCTCTACCACTACATGGAGGACATCGCTGAGGAGAATTTTCAGCAGAACCTTGGGCAGGATAAACTACTTGCCCAGATTTTCCTACAGAACCAACTCAACGAGTTTACTGATGAAACACAGGGCATCGTCAACACCTACAATTTCCTACTGGAAGTCACGGCCGAAGATCCAGACCGCAACCGCTCTGTCTTGAAAGCGATGTTTGCAAAGCTGAAGGAGTCTCCGGGATTTCTTTGGTTTTTCGATAATACTTGTCAACTTCGGACTTCCTACAGCAGTACCGGAGAGTTCCCAGTACTACCCAATCTTTGTGAAGAGGCTGGAACACTGCTAAAGTCCAGCGAAAATTCTCAACAAGCTTTCCTGCTTGCACACCATATCCTGCAGGACCGAAAGGGTCTGCCTTATGGCCAATTACTGATTGCCAAAAAGCTTGATCTGCAAGAGTGGGAGCAGCCATCACAGGTACTCCAAGTCTCTGCTGATCTCGTACGCCCTACTATGGAGCCGTTGACAACAGATACTTCAGATGGTTTCCGAATTCACAGTCTACCTGTACCCACCACCCGCGATTTCTATCTGAATCTCTTTTATGACAACAAGCGACTTGAAGCAATCGCTATCAACACCACTGCGGTTGCCATGCTCGTCTTTCTGATGATGGGGCTCATTCTTTATCTTGGTGTGAGGCTGGTTCTTGAGAAAACCATCACAGGGCCAACCAACCAATTATTGGGGGATGTGCGGGCATTTGTGGAAAACGATCATCAGGTTCCTCTACGTAAGCAGCAATCCCAGGAATTGGATCAACTCTACCAGGCAATTCATGAGATGACGGTAGCCATCCAGGAATCTCGTAAGCGGCAACTTGATCAATTAGAGGAACGACTGCAAATGCGTTCCAAGCTGGAGATTGCAGACGCATTGGGTCACATCAGCCATGAAATCAATCGCTACCTTGGTGCAATCCGCATCTCTGCAGAGTTTTTGCGGCTACTTCCTGACCAGGACCCTAAACCTCAACTACTGCAGATTGAAGCTTCCGTCGACAAGTGTGCAGCAACGCTGAGAGAGGTGATGCAGGCCTGCCGCTCCGGCCAATTGGGATCCTTCAACCTCAAGAAATTATTGAAAGAGCAACTTCCTCTTTACCAGTCCCAGGAGCAGATGCCATTAAGGCTGGACTACTTCACCAACGTGGAAGAAGTCTATTTTCCCCGCAGCTTGATCAGCAGTTTTCTGGAAAACTGCATCCAAAATGCAGCAGATTCCATTCGTCAGGCTCAGCCCGCTTCCTCATCCATCCGTATCGAAGTTGGAGAATACTTCCAACAGGATCGTCCTTTCCTGCGTATCAGTGTCTATGACAATGGGACTGGTATTCCAGTAGACACAATGGACCAGCTCGGTAAGCAGTCCGTCACCTCGCTCAAGGCAAGCGGAAACGGCTTTGGTCTCTATTCCCTGAACAACCTGCTGGAACGGCATGGAGCAGTACTGCACTTCACTAATCTGCAAGAGGGAGGGGCGATGATTCGCCTGGTCTTCCCACTGGATTTAACCCCAATTGATCCAAATCTGCGCAACTAAGGATCACGCCAGCATTTCTCAAGAAGAATCGTGCGAAATTACTAGAAAATGGGAAAGAGGAACTTCTCAAAGAAGCAGAGAAGTTCCATACAAGGAATGGGAGGACTTCTCAGCCAGAGATGGCGAGTCCGTCCAGTAGCATTGGTGGTGCGAAGACCTTGCTGAGGTAAGGCTGGTAGCAGTTGCCCAAACCTTGAATTTGGCCGAGTAGATCAAAGAAATTTCCGGCAATCGTGATACTGTCCACGGGTTTTACTCTCTCGCCCTTTTCCAGCAGGAAGCCCTGCACACCAATAGAAATATCGCCACTGATAGAGTTGCAGCCTGCTGCTCCTTCCAAGCTGGTCACCAACAGAGCTCGCTCAGGCTGTTGGCAGAGTTCCTCTAGAGAGTAGCTTCCCTTCTCCATCACCAAATTGTGTGAACCCGTCCCGATACCGCTATTGTAGCTACGCCGCGCGTGACCAGTGGATGTTCGCTGCTCCTTACTTGCCGACTCCACATGGTAGAGAAAGTTTTCAAAAACTCCCTGGTCCACGAGTGAGAGCTTCTGAGTCAACACTCCCTCCGAATCGAGGTGAGAGGAACCACACGCTCCAGGAATATGTGGATCATCATACAAGGTGACGTTCTCTCCAGCGATTTTCTCTCCAAGGCGTCCTGCCAATCGAGAAGTACCCTTCTGTGCAGCATCTGCGTGAAAGGCTCGAAAGAACATACCCAGCAATTGAGGAGCACAGTACTCATCCAGAATCACTGGCATCTTGCAGTTCTGAATGCTCTTGGCTCCCAACAGAGAAGTTCCCTCCTTCACCGCTTTTGGGCCAATGGCCGCTGCCTCTGCACGGTTCCAGTCTCGCATCTGCCAAAACCAGAAACCTGTTTTGCGAGACTCTCCCTCCTGTAGCAAGGCCCCACAGTAGGTTGTTGCGCTGTTGGCTCGTTGTCGATAGTGCGTCCCCTTGGAGGTTCCAAGAATCCATTCACCTGATTCCCGAGACACTCCCAGATAGGGAAGTGTAACCATCCGTTGGTCCATTTGCTTGGCGGTAGCTTCGATCTCCAAACCTACCTCAGCCAACTCTTCAAAGCTCAGTTGCTCCAACTCTGGGTTGTAAAGCTGCAGGGCCTCTGCTGCAGGAACATCCTCTGCAGGATCCGGCAAGTTCACTTCTAACTGATCCTGTAATTCTGCATTTTCCAGTGCTTCATCCAGCACACGGCGTAGCGCTGATGCTTCTAAACGTTCGGTGTAGGCTAGCCCTGTCCGCCCATCGAGCAAGACTCGCACACCCAAGCCCAAGCTTGTCGATTGATCAACCTTCTCCACCTTTGCATCACGGATCTTCAAGCCCAGTGATTCTCCACGCTCCACGAGAACATCTACTTCTGCCAATCCACTTTGCCGAGCAAGGCCCAGAACATGTTCAATAGCCGCTTCCGGTTGCATCAGCGCCCTCCTACAAGGATCGAGTCGATCTTGAGGGTAGGCTGACCAACTGTGGTCGGAACCATCCCACTAGAAGCACCACAGATACCCGCGGCCAACTCCAGATCATCAGCAATCATCGAAATCTTGGGGAGCACTTCGTAGCCCTTGCCAATCAAGGTTGCTCCACGCACTGGCTCTGCTACTTTTCCCTTGCGGATGATGTAGCCTTCCTGCACTGCAAAGTTGAATTCACCTGTTCCCGGATCGACAGAACCACCACCCAGTTTCTTGGCATAAAGTCCGTGATCGACGGAGCGGATAATGTCCTCAATCTTGTCCGGTCCCTTGTCAATGTAGGTATTCCGCATTCGGGAAACTGGCGCATACTTGTAAGATTCTCGCCTTGAAGAGCCCGTTTGAGGGACCCCTACCTGGGCTGCCCCCACTCGATCACTGAGGTACTGCTGAAGCACCCCATCCTTGATCAACACCGTTCGCTGCGCTTCGTTGCCTTCATCATCAATATTTAGCGAGCCCCAGGCGTTGGCAATCGTGCCATCATCCACAGCTGTCAACACTGGACTGGCAATTGACTGGCCTAGTTTACCCGTGAATGGTGATGCATTCTTACGAATGGCTTCTGTTTCCAGCGGATGCCCACAAGCTTCATGGAAGATCACACCACCAAACCCATTGCCCATTACAACCGGCATGACCCCCCCATCGATGTAACCTGCACCTGCCATGCGCAG
Encoded proteins:
- a CDS encoding MFS transporter produces the protein MTTVAIPSQKYRWVMLFGVWLIYFCFGLTVSALAPLVRPITEDLSMSYAAMGSVLGAWQFIYIGTALPCGALIDHFGLRRSLLMASLLMGASALLRSQAEDYTMLLVAVALFGLGGPLISIGAPKLISLWFEGPQKGLAMGLYVTGPALGSIAALSLTNSVAMPFFENQWRSVLFSYGVIVLLSGVVWWVINLEPGSRQLEQESLQEARPAQWGLFLQLSQIRAVQYVLLISIGIFLYNHGLSNWLHEILMTRGLSSEKAGIWASLPTMIGVLGALLIPHKATPPYRVRILTALFLLAGSASLCFQSSTEWILLLGLVLKGITQGSMMTILLLVLMEIPEVGAKNSGSAGGMFFAAAEIGGVLGPLGLGVLSEWTGNFQRPLGGLTFVCFVLILLLSLLRRSDERSA
- a CDS encoding TldD/PmbA family protein: MQPEAAIEHVLGLARQSGLAEVDVLVERGESLGLKIRDAKVEKVDQSTSLGLGVRVLLDGRTGLAYTERLEASALRRVLDEALENAELQDQLEVNLPDPAEDVPAAEALQLYNPELEQLSFEELAEVGLEIEATAKQMDQRMVTLPYLGVSRESGEWILGTSKGTHYRQRANSATTYCGALLQEGESRKTGFWFWQMRDWNRAEAAAIGPKAVKEGTSLLGAKSIQNCKMPVILDEYCAPQLLGMFFRAFHADAAQKGTSRLAGRLGEKIAGENVTLYDDPHIPGACGSSHLDSEGVLTQKLSLVDQGVFENFLYHVESASKEQRTSTGHARRSYNSGIGTGSHNLVMEKGSYSLEELCQQPERALLVTSLEGAAGCNSISGDISIGVQGFLLEKGERVKPVDSITIAGNFFDLLGQIQGLGNCYQPYLSKVFAPPMLLDGLAISG
- a CDS encoding TldD/PmbA family protein is translated as MLADQTIAKVLEHGLRQGADFAEVFIEDSVSRSLDLLDRKIDQINSGNSYGIGIRLLFGHESCYGYSSDPDPAGLLQLTENLARSKRGEERVTPKDLRRAPVNDQHRIRLSPEKVGKMDRVELLRRLDQLTRSHGEAIRQVSASIVEKKRSMLIANSEGLFREDSRQYMRVRLSAIADTGDGPQGSAESPGVLGGYEFLEEVDLEKLAREAAETALRMAGAGYIDGGVMPVVMGNGFGGVIFHEACGHPLETEAIRKNASPFTGKLGQSIASPVLTAVDDGTIANAWGSLNIDDEGNEAQRTVLIKDGVLQQYLSDRVGAAQVGVPQTGSSRRESYKYAPVSRMRNTYIDKGPDKIEDIIRSVDHGLYAKKLGGGSVDPGTGEFNFAVQEGYIIRKGKVAEPVRGATLIGKGYEVLPKISMIADDLELAAGICGASSGMVPTTVGQPTLKIDSILVGGR
- a CDS encoding HAMP domain-containing sensor histidine kinase, encoding MPSLLEKLRRQPLNRQLSLSIWILFIGTGMLFGCGLYHYMEDIAEENFQQNLGQDKLLAQIFLQNQLNEFTDETQGIVNTYNFLLEVTAEDPDRNRSVLKAMFAKLKESPGFLWFFDNTCQLRTSYSSTGEFPVLPNLCEEAGTLLKSSENSQQAFLLAHHILQDRKGLPYGQLLIAKKLDLQEWEQPSQVLQVSADLVRPTMEPLTTDTSDGFRIHSLPVPTTRDFYLNLFYDNKRLEAIAINTTAVAMLVFLMMGLILYLGVRLVLEKTITGPTNQLLGDVRAFVENDHQVPLRKQQSQELDQLYQAIHEMTVAIQESRKRQLDQLEERLQMRSKLEIADALGHISHEINRYLGAIRISAEFLRLLPDQDPKPQLLQIEASVDKCAATLREVMQACRSGQLGSFNLKKLLKEQLPLYQSQEQMPLRLDYFTNVEEVYFPRSLISSFLENCIQNAADSIRQAQPASSSIRIEVGEYFQQDRPFLRISVYDNGTGIPVDTMDQLGKQSVTSLKASGNGFGLYSLNNLLERHGAVLHFTNLQEGGAMIRLVFPLDLTPIDPNLRN